From Methanoculleus sp. SDB, the proteins below share one genomic window:
- a CDS encoding pyridoxamine 5-phosphate oxidase, producing MPTKLMEYFNKTPRIGTLSTADGAGKVNSGVFGSPRMIDEKTVVMGLGQNRTFANLQQNPYAVYLIVEPGASVMEWKGVRVYMEAQNIATSGPMLENFKTQIAKVAGEEAAQRIYAAVSFGIIEVRPIFDMGQGWEQST from the coding sequence ATGCCAACAAAACTTATGGAATACTTCAACAAAACACCACGGATCGGTACGCTCAGCACGGCGGACGGAGCCGGGAAAGTTAATTCCGGCGTTTTCGGCTCACCGCGCATGATTGACGAGAAGACCGTGGTGATGGGACTGGGACAGAACCGTACGTTCGCCAATCTCCAGCAGAATCCATACGCCGTGTATTTGATCGTGGAGCCGGGAGCGAGTGTCATGGAGTGGAAGGGTGTTCGGGTCTACATGGAGGCACAGAACATCGCGACATCCGGGCCGATGCTCGAAAACTTCAAAACCCAGATAGCGAAGGTTGCCGGCGAAGAGGCGGCACAGAGGATCTATGCCGCGGTAAGTTTCGGGATCATAGAGGTTCGGCCGATCTTCGATATGGGCCAGGGATGGGAGCAGTCGACGTAA